The genomic window GGCACGCTCGCGTGCGGCAGGTTGGGCAGCGTTTCCAGGATCAGCGTGCGCTGGCGCTCGGCGGCCTCGAGCTCCACTTCCATCTGCTTGATCTTCTGGTTGCGCAGCTTGCTCGCCTCGTACAGGTGCTGCACTTCCTGTCCCTGCCGCTTGGCCCGCGCCACCTGGTCGCCCGAGGTGTTCTGCTCGCGCTTCAGACCTTCGATGGCGGGAATCAGTCGCCGGCGCTGGGTTTCGTAGGTCGCCAGTTGCTGCAGCTCGGCCTTCGCGTCGAGGCCGCGATTGCTCAGGCCCAGCTGAACCGCTTCGATGTTGTCGCGAACGTAAATGGGGTCAAGCATGTGGTGTCTCAGGCCGCGTCGAGCGCCGCCGGTGAACTATTCTAGGGTATATGAGCTCCACGGTTCGTAAGGTCGTCTTCCCCGCCGCCGGCCTGGGCACGCGCTTCCTGCCCGCCACCAAGGCACAGCCCAAGGAAATGCTGCCCCTCGTCGACAAGCCGACTATCCAGTACGGGGTCGAGGAAGCCGTCCACTCGGGCGTCCCCAACATCATCCTGGTCACCGGCCGCGGCAAGAACGCCATCGAAGACCACTTCGACGTCTCCAAGGAACTCGAATCCTTTCTCGAAAGCCGCGGCAAGCGCGAGCTGGCCGAGGAAGTCCGCAAGATCTCGGATCAGATCAACGTCTCGTACGTCCGCCAGGGCGAACCGCTCGGCCTGGGCCACGCCGTCCTCGTCACCGAAACCCTCGTCGGCAACGAACCCTTCGCCGTCATCCTTGCAGACGATGTGATCGATGCGGAGCCGCCGGCGCTGGCGCAGATGATCGCGGTGTTCGAGAAGGCGGGCGGGCCGGTGCTGGCGGTCGAACGCGTGCCGATGGACCAGGTCTCGAACTACGGCGTGATTGCCGGCGAGCCGGCACCCGAGTTCGGCAAGGGCGTCTATCGCGTGACCGATCTCGTCGAGAAGCCGGCCCGCGAGGACGCGCCGTCGGACCTCGCCATCATCGGCCGCTACATCCTGACGCCCGACATCTTCCCTGCCCTCCACGACACGGCGAAGGACAAGTCCGGCGAGATCCAGCTGACCAACGGCTTGCGCAAGCTCCTGGAGTCGCGGCCGATCTACGCGTATGAAGTGGACGGCGTGCGCCACGACACCGGCAACAAGCTGGGGTTCCTGAAGGCGACGGTGTATTTTGCGATGAAGCGGCCCGAGCTCGCCAAGCCGTTCCTGGAATACCTGGCGCAGGTCATTAACAAGAGCTAAAGAGTTCAAGAGAATATGTTTCTCCTGATCTCCTGAGCTCCTGTTAGGTCGTGGTGCTGGGCTTGTTGGCTTTGGGCGTCTCGGCCTTGGTTTCCGTCTTCGTTTCCGTCTTCGTTTCGGTCTTCGTCTCGGACTTGGTCTCGCCCGCCGTCGTGCTGGCGGTCGACTCTTTCGCCGCGCCGGTGCCCAAGTCGCTCTTGCCGCCGCGGCCGTAGTCGGTCAGGTAGAACCCCGAGCCCTTGAACTGGATCGCCGGCGACGAGAACAGCTTGCTGACCGCGCCGCCGCACTTGGGGCAGAGGTCGATCGGCGCATCCGAGAATTTCTGGATCACCTCAAAGCGGTGCGCGCAAGCGGTGCATTCATACTCATAGAGCGGCATTCGTTACTCCAACACTACGTCCGACGACCCATCAAGCATGAGGCGCCGCAGCGCCCAGAACGGCGCGGAGCCCTGGGCGAGCAGCGCATCGTGGAACGCGCGCAGCGAGGGCTTGCCGCCTTGCTGCTCGTACCAGTCGCGGCGCAGCTTCAGCAGCATCAGCTTGCCTGCTGAATAAACAAGATACGTCGGATCGAAGGTCCCGCGCTCGGCTTCGCGGCGGGCATTGGCCTCTTCGAGGAACGCTTCGTCGCGGAAAAACCGCACCCCCTGCTCCACCGACCAGTCTTCGGTGTGCAGGCGAATGCCGACAATGAAGCGGGCGAGACGAACGAGCGACTCGGCGAGTTGCCCCAGCTTCAGGGCGTGGTCACCCTTGCCGAAGCCGGCCTCGAGCATCATCTGCTCGCAGTAATGGGCCCAGCCCTCCATGTAGGACGCCGGCGCGAACATGGTCGAGCGCCGGACCTTCGAGTCCACCGTGCGCAGGTGCTGGTAGTGCAGGAAGTGGCCGGGATACACCTCGTGGATCGAGATGGCCATGAGCGTCGGGTTGTTGAAGTCGCGAAGGTGTTCGGCCTTGCGCTCCGCGTCCCATTTCGGGTCCACGTCGGTCAGGTAGTAGATCGCCCGCGAGGGCTTGGATTCGTACGGGCCCGGCGTCCACATGCTGGCCGACGACCAGCGGAAGAACTCGGGCGTCGCGGCCACGGCGACGCCGGGGCTGTCGGGAATCGCCACGACCGGGTTGCGCGACAGGAAGGTGTGAAGTTCGTCGAGGTGTTCCCGCGCGGTCGTGATCAGCGCGCCCGGGGCGGGGTGCTGCGACTTGGCCTTGCGCCACACGGCGATCGGGTCGCCGCCGTTCTGGCGCCCCGCCAGCTGGCGGAACTCTTCCTGGGTCGCGGCCAGTTCGCGGGTCGCGATCGCCAGCAGGCGATCGACCGGCAGGGTAATGCCCTCTTCGAGCCGCAGCTTCTGTTCGAACTTGTCACGACCGAGCCGGAACGAGCCCTTGGCCTTCGGCCGAATGTCGTTCTCGAGGTCGGCGACGTACGCGCCCATGGTCTGCACCGCTTCGGTGCAGGCATCGGCGAGGTCGCCGAGCAGGTGCATATCGTCAACGTTCGAGAAGGCGCGCGGCAAGTCGGTGTCGATAAACGCCATGGCGCCGCGCCAGGTGTCGATGCCGACCTTCACGAAAATCGCCGGTGGGTCCTTGATGTTGTCGCGGGCCGCCTGCACGAGCCGAGGCACCTGCCGCAATTTCGACAGGACGCGGCGCGCGCGGTCGGTCTCGGGGGCGTAGGTGAAAATGGCCTGGGCGGCCAGGCTCGAGGCCAGGGTGTCGGCGTACACGTGCGGATTGCGTTCCCAGGGCCGCGTCGCTTCGAGGTCGAACTGGCGCGCCCGGATGTTGGCCGAAACAATCTGGTGCTCGACCTGCTCGCGTAGGGGCAAGTTGGCGTGGGGAATGCCATCGAGGCGCCGGGCGAAGCCGGCAAGCGCGCTCGTGTGGGTGTCGATGGCCGTACGACGGTAATCCTCTAAGAGGTCGTCATGGATGTGAACACCGTCCATGGTCGCCCCGGTCGGGTGGACCTCGTAGAGATATGCGAGATAGTCGTCGACGAAGTGGGGTAGTGGTTCAGCCGCGTGCATCAGGTTCGATATCCGGAATGGACCGTTCCTACGGAACGGTCCCAGTACCTTCGGTGAGCACAATCGTTGAGGCCTTCGACTCCCCTGATACGCTCCACTAAGACGGCCGCGATCACGGGAAAGCGGCCATCTCGCAATGGTACAATAAAATGCGGCTGATGAAGGGCCCTGTCCTGAGCGAGTGGCGCGACCCGGGAGGGCCGCGCCGCGAGTCGAAGGGGACCCTGTATGTCGTCGCGACGCCCATCGGCCACCTTGAAGACATCACGCTTCGCGCCCTTCGAATCCTCAAAACGGTTCAGCTGGTGGCGGCCGAGGACACCCGGCGCACAGGCAACCTCCTCCGGCACTACAACATCGATACCGCCGTTCTGAGCGTCCACGAACACAACGAGGGCGGACGCGTCGCCCGGTTGCTGACCCGCCTGGCCGCTGGGGATTCAATCGCCCTGGTCACAGACGCCGGTACGCCGGGGGTTTCTGACCCGGGAGCGACCCTGGTGGCTGCCGTTCGCGAGGCGGGCTTCAGGGTGGAGCCCATCCCGGGCGCCAGTGCGGTGGTGACGGCCATTTCAGCGTCAGGAATGAAGTCTGAAGGATTTTGTTTTCATGGTTTTGCCCCGATTAAGGCAAAAGACAGAAAACTGTGGTTCCTGGCGCTGGTTGAGGCCAGCCAGGACCGGGCCGCGGTGTTCTTCGAGGCCCCCCACCGGCTTCGGAAGACCCTTGAGGAGCTTCGTGAATTGGTCAAATGCCAGATAATGGTCGCGCGAGAGCTCACCAAGATTCACGAGGAGTTCGTTTTCGGTACTCCTGACGAACTTCTGGCCCGGTTCGAGACCCCGCAAGGGGAGTTCACTTTGGTCCTGCCGCCCGGATCCAAGGCCCAAAACGCACCCATGGCTACTACGGACGAGGATATCGCAACATTGTTTGGTCAATTAACAGAGAAAGGGCTGGGCGAGTCTAAGCGTGACACCGCCCGCCTGGTGGCTGAACAGCTTGGGCTAACCACAAAGGTGGTGTACGACGCCCTGGAACGAGTCAAAATTACTCGTGGCTGACATTCACGTCGTCGTGCTCGCCGCCGGCAAGGGCACGCGCATGAAGTCGCAGGTCCCCAAGGTCCTGCACCGCATTTCCGGCTTCCCACTGATCGAACGCGTGCTCCGGACCGCCGATACGCTTGAACCAGCCAGCATCACGCTGGTGGTGGGCCACGGTGCGGAGGAGGTAAAGGCCGCACTGACCGGTCCGGCTAAAGCCGGACACTACATTGGCGCCAATGTAGCGTCCGCCTTTAGGCGGACCTTGCAGTTTGTCACTCAGGAGCAACAGCTTGGCACCGGCCACGCGCTGCTGCAGACGCGGCCGCTACTGGAAGGCAAGCAGGGCGTGCTCGTGTTGCTGTCGGGCGACGTGCCGCTGCTGACCGGCGCCACCTTGCGGTCGCTGATCGAGACACACGAACAGTCGCAGGCCGCCGCCACCGTCGTCACCGCGGACATGCCGCGCCCGTTTGGTTATGGGCGGATCGTCCGGGCCGGCGGCAACATCACCCGCATTGTCGAGGAACGGGATGCCTCGCCGGCGCAGCGCAAGATCACCGAGATCAACTCGGGCATCTACGCGTTCGACCTGGCGTCGCTCTTCAGCGCCCTCGACGCGATCGGCACCGCCAACAACCAGGGCGAGTACTATCTGCCCGACCTGGTTGCGATTCACCGGAAACACAAACGCACGGTCGCCACCTGGACGGTCGCGCGCGCGGAAGAGATTCGCGGCATCAACAGCCGCACAGAGCTTGCCGAGGTCAGTGTCATGGTTCGCCAGCAAAAGAACGAAGAGTTAATGGCCGCGGGGGTCACCCTGATTGACCCTGCCACCACCTATGTCGACAGTGACGTCGTGGTCGGCGCCGACACCGTGATCCACCCATGCGTGTTCCTGGAAGGGTCCACGAAGATTGGCGCGGCGTGCGAGATTCACTCCGGCTCGCGCATTGTCAACTCGACCATCGGCGACCGGGTGTGTGTGCGTAACCACACTGTGGTGACGGATTCCACAGTGGAGGCCGGCGCGTTTCTCGGTCCGTTCGCCCACATCCGGCCCGGATCGCAGGTCGGCGAAGACGCCCACATTGGCAACTTCGTGGAACTGAAGAAGACGTCCATGGGCAAGGGCGCCAAGGCCAATCACCTTGCCTACCTCGGCGATGCAACCATTGGATCGGCCACAAATGTCGGCGCCGGCACCATTACCTGCAATTACGACGGCGAAAAGAAGCACCAGACGGTAATCGGCAAGAACGTGTTCGTCGGCAGCAACAGCACGCTCGTCGCGCCGCTGACGCTTGAAGATGGCTCGTACATTGCAGCAGGCTCGGCCGTGACCGCCAATGTCCCGGCTGGCGCGCTAGGCATTGGCCGGGCTCGCCAGGAGAACAAAGCGGGATGGGTCTCTGAGAGGAAAGCGAAGAGCTCGAAGTAGGAAGTGAGAAGTCGCAAGACTTCTAACCTCAGACTTCTCCCTTCTCCCTTCAATTTATGTGCGGAATCATTGGTTACATCGGCCCCAAGCCCGTCGTCTCGGTCGTTCTTGATGGCCTGCGCCGCCTCGAGTACCGCGGCTACGATTCCGCCGGTATCGCGGTGGTGCACGACGGCCAGATCGACATCCGGCGCAGCGCCGGCAAGCTGATCAACCTCGAAAACGCGATTCAGGCCAAGCCGCTGGCGGGGGAGTACGGCCTGGGCCACACCCGGTGGGCCACTCACGGCCGACCCACCGAGGAGAACGCGCACCCGCACCGCGACGGCACCGGACGCCTGGTCGTGGTCCACAACGGCATTATCGAGAACTACCTGGAGATCAAGCGCGAGCTTGTCGCCGAGGGGCACAAGTTCGAGTCAGAGACCGACACCGAAGTGGTGGCGCACCTGGTCCAGAAGGAGTGGCGGGACGACGGGCTCGAGAACGCGGTGCTGCGCGCGATGAAGCGCGTGCGCGGGCTGTTTGCGCTGGTCCTGTTGTCGGCCGACGACCCGAACAAGCTGGTGGCCGTTCGCAACGGCCCGCCGATCGTCGTGGGCATCGGCGACGGCGAGTCGTTCGTGGCGTCGGACGTGCCGGCGATTCTCAGCCATACCCGCGACGTGGTCTTCATGGAAGACCGAGAAATGGCCATCCTCACGCCCGCCGGCGTCGCGTTCCAGACACTCGACGGCAAGGCCGTGGAGCGCAAGCCAACCCGCGTGTTGTGGGATCCGATATCGGCCGAGAAGGCCGGTTACAAGCACTTCATGCTCAAGGAAATCTTCGAGCAGCCGCACGCGGTTCGCGACACCGTGCTCGGTCGTGCGTCGCTTGATTCCGGGCAAATCCACCTGGAGGAGATGGCCATCTCGGCCGACGACCTGCGCGGGATCAACAAGATCACGCTGCTGGCCTGCGGCACCTCGTGGCACGCGGCGCTCGTCGGCAAGTTCATGATCGAGGAACTCGCGCAGCTCTCGGTCGAAGTCGACTACGGCTCGGAGTACCGCTACCGCAACCCGATCATCGACAAGCAGACGCTGGCCGTGGCCATCACGCAGTCGGGCGAAACCGCCGATACGCTGGCGGCGCTGCGCGAGGCCAAGGGCAAGGGGGCCCGCAGCCTCGCCATCTGCAACGTCGTCGGCAGCATGGCCACGCGCGAGGCCGAAGGCACCATTTACACTCACGCCGGCCCGGAGATTGGGGTCGCCTCGACCAAGGCCTTCACGACCCAACTCGTGGCGCTGTACCTGTTCGCCCTGCGCCTCGCCGAAGTTCGCGAGACGCTGACGAAAGAGCAGCGGTGCGAGCACATCAAGGCGTTGATGCAGCTGCCACAGGCACTGGAAGACACGCTGAAGACGGCAAAACAGGTCGAGGAGATTGCCATCCGGTTCCACAACCGGGCCGATTTCCTCTACCTGGGCCGCGGCGTCAATTACCCGATCGCCCTCGAGGGCGCGCTCAAACTCAAGGAGATTTCCTACATTCACGCCGAAGGCTACCCGGC from Acidobacteriota bacterium includes these protein-coding regions:
- the galU gene encoding UTP--glucose-1-phosphate uridylyltransferase GalU — translated: MSSTVRKVVFPAAGLGTRFLPATKAQPKEMLPLVDKPTIQYGVEEAVHSGVPNIILVTGRGKNAIEDHFDVSKELESFLESRGKRELAEEVRKISDQINVSYVRQGEPLGLGHAVLVTETLVGNEPFAVILADDVIDAEPPALAQMIAVFEKAGGPVLAVERVPMDQVSNYGVIAGEPAPEFGKGVYRVTDLVEKPAREDAPSDLAIIGRYILTPDIFPALHDTAKDKSGEIQLTNGLRKLLESRPIYAYEVDGVRHDTGNKLGFLKATVYFAMKRPELAKPFLEYLAQVINKS
- a CDS encoding zinc ribbon domain-containing protein, producing MPLYEYECTACAHRFEVIQKFSDAPIDLCPKCGGAVSKLFSSPAIQFKGSGFYLTDYGRGGKSDLGTGAAKESTASTTAGETKSETKTETKTETKTETKAETPKANKPSTTT
- a CDS encoding DUF885 domain-containing protein, whose product is MHAAEPLPHFVDDYLAYLYEVHPTGATMDGVHIHDDLLEDYRRTAIDTHTSALAGFARRLDGIPHANLPLREQVEHQIVSANIRARQFDLEATRPWERNPHVYADTLASSLAAQAIFTYAPETDRARRVLSKLRQVPRLVQAARDNIKDPPAIFVKVGIDTWRGAMAFIDTDLPRAFSNVDDMHLLGDLADACTEAVQTMGAYVADLENDIRPKAKGSFRLGRDKFEQKLRLEEGITLPVDRLLAIATRELAATQEEFRQLAGRQNGGDPIAVWRKAKSQHPAPGALITTAREHLDELHTFLSRNPVVAIPDSPGVAVAATPEFFRWSSASMWTPGPYESKPSRAIYYLTDVDPKWDAERKAEHLRDFNNPTLMAISIHEVYPGHFLHYQHLRTVDSKVRRSTMFAPASYMEGWAHYCEQMMLEAGFGKGDHALKLGQLAESLVRLARFIVGIRLHTEDWSVEQGVRFFRDEAFLEEANARREAERGTFDPTYLVYSAGKLMLLKLRRDWYEQQGGKPSLRAFHDALLAQGSAPFWALRRLMLDGSSDVVLE
- the rsmI gene encoding 16S rRNA (cytidine(1402)-2'-O)-methyltransferase translates to MKGPVLSEWRDPGGPRRESKGTLYVVATPIGHLEDITLRALRILKTVQLVAAEDTRRTGNLLRHYNIDTAVLSVHEHNEGGRVARLLTRLAAGDSIALVTDAGTPGVSDPGATLVAAVREAGFRVEPIPGASAVVTAISASGMKSEGFCFHGFAPIKAKDRKLWFLALVEASQDRAAVFFEAPHRLRKTLEELRELVKCQIMVARELTKIHEEFVFGTPDELLARFETPQGEFTLVLPPGSKAQNAPMATTDEDIATLFGQLTEKGLGESKRDTARLVAEQLGLTTKVVYDALERVKITRG
- the glmU gene encoding bifunctional UDP-N-acetylglucosamine diphosphorylase/glucosamine-1-phosphate N-acetyltransferase GlmU, with protein sequence MADIHVVVLAAGKGTRMKSQVPKVLHRISGFPLIERVLRTADTLEPASITLVVGHGAEEVKAALTGPAKAGHYIGANVASAFRRTLQFVTQEQQLGTGHALLQTRPLLEGKQGVLVLLSGDVPLLTGATLRSLIETHEQSQAAATVVTADMPRPFGYGRIVRAGGNITRIVEERDASPAQRKITEINSGIYAFDLASLFSALDAIGTANNQGEYYLPDLVAIHRKHKRTVATWTVARAEEIRGINSRTELAEVSVMVRQQKNEELMAAGVTLIDPATTYVDSDVVVGADTVIHPCVFLEGSTKIGAACEIHSGSRIVNSTIGDRVCVRNHTVVTDSTVEAGAFLGPFAHIRPGSQVGEDAHIGNFVELKKTSMGKGAKANHLAYLGDATIGSATNVGAGTITCNYDGEKKHQTVIGKNVFVGSNSTLVAPLTLEDGSYIAAGSAVTANVPAGALGIGRARQENKAGWVSERKAKSSK
- the glmS gene encoding glutamine--fructose-6-phosphate transaminase (isomerizing), producing the protein MCGIIGYIGPKPVVSVVLDGLRRLEYRGYDSAGIAVVHDGQIDIRRSAGKLINLENAIQAKPLAGEYGLGHTRWATHGRPTEENAHPHRDGTGRLVVVHNGIIENYLEIKRELVAEGHKFESETDTEVVAHLVQKEWRDDGLENAVLRAMKRVRGLFALVLLSADDPNKLVAVRNGPPIVVGIGDGESFVASDVPAILSHTRDVVFMEDREMAILTPAGVAFQTLDGKAVERKPTRVLWDPISAEKAGYKHFMLKEIFEQPHAVRDTVLGRASLDSGQIHLEEMAISADDLRGINKITLLACGTSWHAALVGKFMIEELAQLSVEVDYGSEYRYRNPIIDKQTLAVAITQSGETADTLAALREAKGKGARSLAICNVVGSMATREAEGTIYTHAGPEIGVASTKAFTTQLVALYLFALRLAEVRETLTKEQRCEHIKALMQLPQALEDTLKTAKQVEEIAIRFHNRADFLYLGRGVNYPIALEGALKLKEISYIHAEGYPAGEMKHGPIALIDEQMPVVALATHDHVFEKMQGNIQEAKARGGSIIAVTTAGDTTLQQILGDTDSLITVPATSALLMPVVLSIPLQLLSYYIAVRRGCDVDQPRNLAKSVTVE